Below is a genomic region from Hevea brasiliensis isolate MT/VB/25A 57/8 chromosome 3, ASM3005281v1, whole genome shotgun sequence.
tgttgctgtaaaaatttcaggccacttgaccaaatctacagtgagttatggccaaatgaacagttactgttcatttggtcaattctgcagaggcagtttcagggttccggattggggccaagttttggtcctcttgctttggtcttttgggcatggtttcttcagcaaaaatgtgccattataagcctagtttcatgtccaattggccaaacttcaattggactaacacagcccaagttatggcagtgcaaagggactgaattttcagtccctatgctgctgtcatagggcagcctgcaacctcactttgccatagcatttttaagttcaatttgtggccaacatacctcaaatggtcacttattgaccattagagtgttctttaataggttggtaagcCAAATCAACTTttcatgcttcaaaaccctagtgtccaaggcaatttacccataaacctccattagcaccctagttaaacatctatgtaaatatataacttaaatacaatcttcaactcatgctaagtccattaaaaacattcaaaacccttcctctattagggctgccgaaattcaagtgttcatacccataggtttttttgttcatttcaactacaaatcttactaagttcaagtccaaaatcatggaaataaagagtttaatgggtataagtgcactaaccttgaatggcagatttttccaagcctctaaacctcaatttccttcctcttgttggctgccaagagcttgtttaagatgtgggtaaggttttaatgaagtgaagttagggtttagtggtgaaaagaagagagaaaataagcttGATGGAAGTTGGCAATGGGGGTTTAGGGAAAGGttgatttcggctgcaattggggaggatggtggctgctggattttgtggttatttagtcttcattttatctctttattagttagtcaaatggtagattaattgtgattggttgaacattttaaatgacatcactttgatgtcataaatagccatttttcctcaatttcttttctttcctccactactcattttcaatttaatttctagcaatatttattcatattttatgtcatattaattatttactcaactggacaagtcggccaaaaatcacctcggaaggcgaaatgaccaaaatgccctccgtttggcttaacgggtcaaaatcatctgtatcgattgaaaaatttttctaggtattttcttggcattctaatgccatgggaacctcaattacccttctctggagtcccaaaaattattttataattttttccccgggtctagggctcctcgttatgaaccgcaacttccctcctgctacctatcgcttgggcacctactgctttgcttggttgtattttatttctaaaatttttactaagtgtttcttattaatatttgagttaattatggttcccgactttaattttaatattttttcggacgttctagtcaggaccgacaccgatcaccgatgAGAATGCGaatgagtggttaccgggagggtgttacaattttggtattttgtaactatcttttattttctattgtgtaaatgagacttatataatgtattttgatgttaatgtaaatagtgaaaattgtgattatgaatgaaaaatttgagtatttatttatttcttatacatatgagtaccatgagaaatgaatgattgagaaatgtagttgaaaaatattgagtttttgatgattattggagttgaaaatgattggatatgattattggaagtgtttttcacaagttccgaagaactgttttctccatttttagccggtactctgtctgattttctataaaattttcggaacctcaaataaattataatttcaataaatgacttaaatgaattatattttacaagttatattcaaaactatgataaaaattaattaaggaagaataaaaataattaagataaaatagagtgtttcggtacaccgtgtgacatatcttactcggatatactgtagacgggtaaggggtgtcacattatacgtgaattaattattttaaattacttagttatttttccttatttatgcaccactaagcgttatgcttagcgcgttggtttttaccacgcgtaggtactggagagcacCAGCAGCCGCAACAGTAGCAGGAGAGTACAGATAGAGAGGATCAAATCTGCTACAGGGTCGGtgtcacctcaccagttcatTTTGGCTAGGGCTCGTgtgtatttaaattttgcattttgaatcactgtacataagtaaatgatgtaaataattttggattgtatataaattgtaaattattgtatatgtaaactttatatgaatgaaatgtaatttattttcttgaaattgatatgagtATGAGAACTGATTTgatgaaatatatataaattgttttaatagGTAACATtaaacccaccatgcactaatagaacagaggggactctgtctgggtctccctaaaaaatgaaatgggatataaaaaaaaattctaaaagtgagataataaaattaaatgaatattaaattaatattataaacaaTAAGAcatgatagggtgctccgacaccgaatgtagcacgccttactcgcctacactgtagatcgggtatAAAATAACATGTGAGCAATACCAAAACACAACAATTCTTATATAGATAACTTAGTGTCTCAAGTTTAAAGATTACTTACACTGACTATCACGTGAGTCTTTTCGTAGACACATGTAAACTTCGATATGAAATCCTCGTGCGGATTAATTTAGTGAGCTTGTCACCACAAGCATCTACATGTTAGTTCTAGATATCTTTCATACCTTAGCTTAGTGATAACTATTACTTTCTTTCGTAAAGAAAATAATGTAATATTTACTAGTCTCCATAGTTATATCAATGTCCAATCTCGATATAACATTAACTAGAAATATTTTGGAACAATACAGTTGGAGTCTCACAATTATAACCACATTATAATTTCCACTGTCATATATATTAGCCCCATggattatatttttattagttaatattcattaaaattaatgtgggcattaaagataaaacagtcTTTATtaataacaatatatatatatatatatatatatatatatatatatatatatatatatatatatatatatatatataatatccaTTGAAATTTCAGTTTTAAAATGTTGATTTTGACAATTTGTGGAACGATTCAGATTGGATTAGGAAATGCATATTTTAGAtttctatttcatttttattttgaaagattttaatttcttatatatccaaaccatagaaaagaattcTATTGAAGGATttgcatttcatttttatttcGGATTGAATCAAATGGCAATATGGCATTTACAATGGCGCCAATGATCGAAGTGATGGTTTCTTATGAGCCCAAAGCAGAAATAATATTATTAGGGAATTGTCATGATTATTaagaatttaaatatatatatatatataaacttattttataataataattatttattataatattaaaagagTAATTATTAAATAAGTTACAATTTACATATgcaaatttgaagaattaataatttaattataattaaaataattaaaaaaattaattaataaaaatagagaaaaattaATATACAAAGTCAcgtatcaaaataataaaaaaatgccACTTGATaataatataaaagaaaatatcacgcatcaaatttttgagaatacctttctactttttatatatatatatatatatatatatatatataaatttgcttattaaaataataaatcttctttaattttcttaaagtttcttttttttttttttctatatcttaGGTTGTTTTAAATGCTATAAGACTGTAACATTATGAATCCAAActtgaaatttaataaaaaaataaaattataacttttttttttaaattagctctatacatttaagaatcaaataaaatttattacttcAACGGCATGTAATAATTTCTTGGATTTTGATGAGTTATTTTTATAAAGATTTAGTGTTGAAAAAGATTATTCTGTACTTTTAAAACATACGTTTCATTTCTCATAATATTTGAGactcattttttttaatataagaaataattaaattatatgcaTGTGTGTATGAGAAACACTTTTTTTCAGcaatctaaatatatttttatgtcAATTAAAGCCAGTCGAACCATAGCTCGGATACATGGAATTGTCTCTTGCATTATTAGGGTAATAAAATTTTCCCATTTATTTTTCACTTGTTTCATATATTATTGTGTTGAAATGATCCTTGAAAGCTCTATAATTGTATGTTGGAATTTTAAATCGTGGGTGTAATTTAGAGTTTCTAAAATACAAAATTGAAGTAGATAATTATTGGGTGGAATCACAAGTCAcaacaaaattattatttagagaTTCAATTATTAGAAGTTTCTGTTGAGGTGGAGAACATCTCCCTCTTTCAAATATCATGAAATTGGGAGATGTAAAGCTTGGAAACGTGGGGATCACGTGATCTCTCAAGTCTAATCAAAACAATACGTGCCCTTGGTTCGACCAATTATAGTTTCCATTGTTTGCAAAGTGAAGGaagacaataaaataaaataaaataatttaaaaaaggaGCCTTAAGTTTAAtgctgttctttttttttttttgtgaaaatCCAAtagtgttgtattttatttcattaataaTTAGTAATTAAATGCCTAACATAGATGaagtaataatttaaaaaaaatctttcaaaatcacatttaattatttatttttttaaaaaactaataatttaattatcttagaaaaattttaaaaaatatatttatttttgtaaattattatttcaataaaatatatggcattaatttataaaataaaataaaataaaatatttttattaaaaaaaataaaccaGATTATGTTAATGctataataaaaaaagaaattaaaaaaaaaaaaacaaaagacgATGAATTTTTCCCTCGTTTGTCAATGTAGTGTGCTGTCCCTACTCTTTCTAAACtacattttaatattaaaactAAGCTTTACGCTTTAAAAATTGTGTTACATGAATATGCTacttgaaaattaattatttattaattataaacttttctatttcttttgattatctctttaattatttattaattattaatgaaTTTGGAATCAAATTAgtttcaatttttcttttttattttttttttctttttaaaaaatctGCTAAGTGCCCAGACAAAATTCTTCGTCTAAATCATTTTTGTGGTTTCTTTGAAACTTCCCAAAGATACTTTTGCCTTTTCTTCGTTTGGATTTTGTCCGCTTGTGGGCTAAATTGAACAGGTGAACATCATTAACCCAAAGGCatatctctctttctctctctctctctctctctctctctctctctatatatatatataaagaaatattTCTGTCAATACAGAGTCAAATCTAGTTATTCTTATTATTACAATTCAGCAATTAGTTATCGTAGTACTGGGCAGATCCGCCCAAAGGATggattataattaaaattgaattgtaattttttttgttttaaaatttaattgtaattagATAATCTCAAAATTAGAattgaaatctattaaatttgaaattattaaaattattattaaataaaattgaaatccGATAAGAATTAGCTATTTCATTTTATACTGcactcattttttttaaaaaataaaaaatttcaacggctaaatttaattaaaattaaaattcaaatcaACCCCAGAttaatctttaaaatttaatttctatacctcaaaattttgaataaaaattatcaatttaaATCTGAAACCAAATtgagaatattaaaaaaattttaaaatacagtcatcatatataattaatgatgcacatgtttaaaaaaaaaaaaaaactaaagttaTCCTCAGGCCAAGTCAGTCGATTCCAAATCAACCACCCTCCAACCTAAAGAAATCTCACAATCACAAAGTGACCAAACTTTGCCACTCTCTTATCTCTTACTAATAAATTCCTGATCCCCACTACTGTTGCCGTACAAACCATCTTTGTTGTAAGAAATTTTTTCCTCATTCTCATCTCCAATGCGCGTGTTTTGGACGCTTCGAACCACTCAATGATCTTGTTTCCAAGTACAATTTGTCCCTGCAGCTGCGAAACCTCATAAGTGGATAAATGAATGGGCAAAGAATCAACACCCAGATGCTGTGGCAGCGGCGGCGCGTGATGAAACGAGTGGGAGTATTTGAGAGGATGGGAAATCCTTAAAAATCATAAAATCTTCAAACACTCACTCTCAGTATAAGACCCCCAAATTCcggaaaaaaaaaagcacttattGCCATTAAAATCATAAGAGAAGCATCAGCAACAGTACCCATAATAAAAGCTGGAAGGAAGAAAACAAGATCCACCTCGAACCTATCTCCATCCTACCCCTCCTTCTCCAAATCTCACCGGCACGGCGTCACCACCGCCTCCGCCACTCCTCAAATTGATTCAAGCTCTAGATTGAGGGAGAGAGTGCGTGAGTGATATCTTTCTTtttcaaaaaagaaaagaaaaaatttcaTATTTGTGTCTCTTGTTTGTTTTCCTGTGGATTTTGTTGTTAGTTATTAGTCCATTTGAATACCCAAATCCCTGAAATCTTTGTTCTCTGAAGGAGAATAAGGAAAGTAGTGGGTTGGGTTTTGGGTCAATTTTTAGCTAAATAAGGAAATGAGGGAAGATGATTCTAATTGGTTTTCAAGATGGGAGGAAGAGCTCCCATCACCTGAAGAGCTTATGCCCATATCCCAAACCCTAATTACTCCTGATCTTGCCCTTGCTTTTGACATCCGTAATCCTACTAACAACGCCACCGCCAACACCACCTCTCTTATGCAACAAAATCAGCCCCCCCCTCCTCCGCCACCCACTACCACCACTCCATCCCCCAATAACCCCTTGCCACCTTCCCAACCTAATTCCGCTGAATACGCTGCCGATTCTGCTGACTTGGGTTCTGGGGCTGCTGGTGATGAGCCTGCTAGAACCCTTAAGCGGCCCCGACTCGTTTGGACCCCCCAGCTTCATAAAAGGTTTGTGGACGCTGTTGCACACTTGGGGATAAAAAATGCCGTTCCCAAGACTATAATGCAGCTCATGAGCGTAGATGGTTTAACTAGAGAGAACGTAGCTAGTCACTTGCAGAAGTATAGGTTATATTTGAAAAGGATGCAGGGGTTGTCATCTGGTGGTGCTGGTGGTGTTAATGGTACTGGTGGTGGCGGGGGAGGTGGATTGGCTGCAGGCTCCGATGCAGCAACTGAGCATTTATTTGCGAGTTCTCCGGTGCCTGCGCATTTCTTGCACCCAGGGAGGCCTAATTCAGACCATTTCTTGCCGTTTGTACCAGTGGCAGCACTGCAACATCATCATCACCAGCAGCAGATGGCAGCAGCCGCCGCTGCAGTGGCGCATCCCCAGTTGCAGAGTCAGTATCAAAGGCAGATGGGGCACTTTGGCCAACCTCCAAATGGGCAGTTTGAGCATACCTTTCTGGCTAGGCAGACACAGCAGCCAGTGCATAGGATGGGGGCGCCAGTGCATAATTCAGTTCCAGGATTTGCGGAAGATTTGGAGTCAGCGAGTGGGAATGGCGGAAGAAAGGTTCTCACTCTGTTTCCTACAGGAGATGATTAAATTTGGGTAATTGTTGACtccttaattaatatttgatttttttttctacgTTTATTTAGCTATTGGGTTCATGTTAAATTGGTGTTTACTGGTAGTTCTCTCAGATTTTAATTTAGGGTCTTGATTGTGATGGTTGTGTTAGTTGTTGTTGTTGGTAATCTTCAGGGTAGAAATTGGCTTTGGCCTTCCAATTCCAGATCCAAAAATTTCTGATGTTGCTCTTGGGTATATTTTGAGTGATTGGGATTGATGGGTAGTGTCATTTATGGTGTTCTTCAATTCCTATGGGCCCCTACTCGTGTAATTAAGTTGTTGGTAGCAGTCCCTATTTCCCATGTAATCTTCTGGTGATGTATATTGATAGTGAGGTCATTCTGGGCAGAGACAATCTGTCTTAGTGTCCATGGCAGCTACTGTTATCAGTCTTACCATATTTGGTTAATCTGGATTTTGTAGAGGGTTTGCAATATCCCAGCATATATTGGGATTCGGCTCAGTGTTCTTATATTTTAGAGTCTTCTTCCTATGGAGGTTTAATTGTCAGTGTTCATGATGGGGCAATTGGAGCATCAATTATCTGAATTTGTGCTTGCAGATGAGGATAAATAATGCTGGCAAGTGCAATATATGTTCTGTAGGATCTAATTATGGGGTTGGTATCTTTGGTTGGCACATTTGGCACTGAGTCTCTCAGCAAGGTCCAAAATCTCTTATGTATTTGAGTCTCTCTTTTGTTTATTAGATGATGTTATGTAGAGGTGACTTGTACTTGTACATTGTGTGACTTCATAGAAGACTAGAGCCCAATGTGAGGGGTTTAAAAAATCCTGATGTTATTATTAAactgttaaatttaatttaatgctcCGTGAAAGTTTAAGTAGCTTTATTTTCCCATATAGCCATGAAATTATCATTGTTGCTTTTTTGGAATATGCATTTCATGTTGCATAGATAATCATTTAAAAGCTGCAATCATATATGAACCAAGGTCTCTTCTTTATTTTATAAGATATTTAGTCACATTTTCTCTTGTTGTTGAAGCTTGAGCAGAACAAAACAAGTGGTATGTTGAGAATAACTCAACCAGAATTCTTTTTTCCTGTTTCCATTTGAAATGTGAAAGAAACTTGAAAAGAGATGAAATGGAGGATATTGGTGGAGCAATGCGTTACATACCTTAATGATTAATTTGGAAAATTTGAAATGTTCAAACTGTGGGGTTAGAGTCACTGTTGTAAGACTTAAAATGCTTAATGATTATGTGTATATCttggaatttttttttcatttttttgagttttgtagtatCTGAAATTTGGGAGATGGGTTTTTATTTCAGTTTATAATTTGCTAAAATTTGTCATATATTATTTATGCTTAGCATGCACCTTTCATTTCCATCACATGGTTCCTTATTCGTTTATCCTTTGTAATGAATTGGATTGAATCAGCTTTTAGGATTAAATAATGTTTATCAGAAACCACATGAGGTATTTTCCTTTTGAGAATGTCATGCTGATTTCAACCAAATCATGCTCTGTTTCACATGTCCCAGCATTGTTCATTGTGGATTTGATCTAAATCATGTTAGAATTGAGTTGGGTAAGTTCTTTCATATTTTTTTACTCATTGTTTTGAGAATGTGAATTGTTTACCAAGTCCTATTAAATGATCCATAATAGAATTGATTGGCCTCTGGGGATTTTGGTTGGACCATAAGGAGTTCCTATAAATTTCATAGATGAAATATAGGACTTTTTTGGATCCAGTTGACACTTTAGTTGGATGAAGGGTTTGTCTGTTTCTAATGTCGAGGTTGAGTGTACGGTCAGAAATAAATCCTCTTTAAGCGTCGTGCCAGATGAGAAATTCACACAATAAGCAGTGGAAGTATAGAACTGCACACTGATTTCATTTCAATCTAAATATTAAAACCAAAAGTACATCCAATTTTGAGAAATTGTCACCGACTTGTTATCTATTTGAGGCTGCGGGAATTGTTTTTCAACATTGAGTTTTGCCTACAAGTTAAATTCTTTTTGTTAGAGCCGTTTTATTGTTTGCTATGAGGTGTTTATATTTTTGGGCTTGCTATCAATTTCTATAAGGTTTTTTGAATTGTGGTTGGCGAGTGTTTCTCGAAACTTTGAATGATACTGAATGTCTAGTTGTTAATGAAACAGAAATGACCTCTGGAGAATCACGAAGTAAGATGTTGCAACATTTAAGTGCTCTCTTTTTTCTACACTTATTACTCTTCTCATGATTGTTTTATTTAAAAGATGCATTTGAGTTATAATGGTTTTGTACTCATCTTTCTTCTAAGATTGAATTGGCTTCTTTCTTTCAAAGTTGGTTGCACATCGGTTATTGCATTTCATTGTCACAGCAAATTAGCAGATCAGAATTTTGGATCTGATATCAAATAGGAGCCTTATTTCTTTTGTGAACATTATTATGTCCTGCATCATCATACTATAGCACAAGGTTTCCATTGTTTACGGCTAGTATTACTGGGGTTTTGGAATCCTATTGCCTCCCCTAGGTTTTGTAGAGGTGCGTCTAGCTCACCTAAACAAGAAACTCTGAAGCATTATCCTAATCCTAGAAGCAGATGCAATGGAATCTTGTTCATGTTAGGAAACATATGGGATATTATTGAGAACAGGAAAATTAATGACAAGAATAAAAGATGTGTTTGTTTAGTAATTGATTTAATGGGTATTGTTTATTTAATAAGACTAGATTCATGATTAAGGGCAGCTAAGCATGCTTCTTATTTGGTTTACCACGATTTGTTTATTATGGCACGTTGACAGTTTTGAGCAAAGTTTTTTTGAATAAATTACACTTTATTTGTCATTGAAGTTTGTTCAGCTTTGAGCAAAAACATGGCCTGGCCACGTGGGCAATCTGGTGATTTGTGTCACGCGCACACCATCTTCTTCACTAGctcattatttattttttttttccttggtgCGTACCTTTGTTGATGGAGTTCATTAAGCGAATTTCATAATCTCATTATTGATGTAACCGCAGATCTCAccataaaaattctaattttgtATCATGTTGATAGGTTAGAGAACACTAACCAACACTTCTGACAGTATACACAATTTACAATGATTACGTCTAATTAGAAGtgattaattaaagtaattaattgATAGCTATAAAAGGTTGATGAGCTCAGTGCTGGCCAAGATGATGGTAACCCATGCTTTGTTTAAACATTTACTTTAGGCATAAGCAAATCATAATATTGGCAGTTGATCGTGTGTGCTTAACAGAACAATCAATTACTCACCTCCGCACAAGCGAAAGAACGAACTAGTTGTATGATACTGGAAAGATGCATTAATGAAAGAGAAGCAAACTGAAACCATACCATATTAATAACAGAAACAAATGGATAGCAACACAAGAGTCTGGACAATTACTACCATTGATCTAATTTTAAACATGTTTACCAAAACAATTataaagaaaggagaaaaagagCTCGAAAGAGTGTTCCTTAATTAACATAGACAATAcaaaacatcaaaataaattatacAATACCTGGTAACACAGCACGTCTAAATTGAGCATAGATCATCGCAGCACTTGGCTATTGCTTATATGCAGCATCTTTGGATCCCACCGAACAAAAGGGCCTTGTAACTGGGCTATGTATTAATCTTAGGTGATCATCACAATATCATCACTTCTAAAACAATCTctggagaaggaaaaaaaaattaataaatctcAGGTTGATTTTGATCCATCAGGCATCAGTATTCTTTCAACCCAATGCTGGGAGGGGCAAAAATAGGAGCAAAGTATCAACTTTTCCATGGACAAATGCAAGGGTTTAAGAACAAAAACTAACGCATTTATCGTGTTGTGCAGCTGCAGCGTCCTGCTTCCTACCTTCACATTCTCTTTTAAATCCAAGCTCTGAACATCGAATCATGATGTATAAAGTCTCAAGTTTAATGCtatcaaacttttttttttttttactttctcctacacataaaataaaaaaaaaaaaaaaaacttaagaaGTCCTTGTACTTTTTGTTGAGAGCCAAACAGATCCTGTAGTTTCTAATTAagactaaataaatttttatctaataatttttttttataataaaatactatcttttttaattttaaatatttacaattatttattattttaattaaaataaaatttaaaaacaaaaagaaattgaataatgtgataaaaattatttactattaaaattattttttttaatattttattattaaaaatagagaaaataatattttattaagtgaTGACTTATTTAGCGTTAATTAGAAAGCACATGAATTTATTTggcctaaaattttattttggacttattTGGAACTCAACTGAAAGTATAAGGGCTTATTTGATCTTTTCCTCCTATAAATTAGTCACTCTCTAGTAATATCTCACTTTTAACTTAGGCCACATTTGATAGGCTTTAATGAAATGTAATGCAATCAATTTTTTTCATtgaattttgaataaaaaatttgATAGTATTACATTATAACTTACCAAAGGTAGCTTTAGTTCACTTAGGGATGGCAATAGGTTGAGTTTTTGTTGGTATCGATCCGACAAAATCCTTATAGAACATGTTTGGATAATATATAATCAGATTTGAGATGGATTTGGATTTACAAAATAATACCTGTGACTGCTTCTAgtcaggtttggattttaaatgtTAAGTGTCTATTACCTAAACCTGTTTATATAAatacataattaaatataaaatatatggtttttataataatatttttaagtttttatatatcttattttataaaaaaataaaatttaaatattttatgaaattattaaaattttaaaatataaattattaataaaataatttttaatctagattattaattaatatatataaaattaaacgactTCAGGCATTTTTTGAGTAATAAAAAATGGGTTTGAAtagttgataataaattttaatcaggtTTAGGATGGGTTTGGGTTTTAATATTAATTAGACTTAGATTTGGGTAAGGTGATTTTCGTGAATACCCTACTTGTTGTCATTCCTAAGTTCACCATGTACAAGCCAATACTTACCAAATAAGACAAATATAGTATTACTGAACTTACATGTATAGTCAGTCATTAATCTATTAATATCATTGAGGTTGCCATCTAGGGCAACCAACATTTAAAATCAATCACTTAGATTTGAGCATTGGCTGCATTTCTCAAAATTAAAACCATCAACAGACCAAACAAACATCACAAATGGAATCATTAAGGTTTTTCACCAGGACAAGGGGCAAAGGATCCTTAAGGGTAATGTAATAGTCGGTGTTATTATTATTAGATAGTGGTTGCAACAACCATTACTAATGAAGTTTTTAAGACCAATTATCTAATGGATTGTGCCCTTATAAGAGGTTTAAATTTGCTACACAATGATCATTACATTAACAACCATTATTTAATTAAGTGGTTGACAATCAACAACAATGATTTTACATATCAATACTCAGCCCAAATGCCTTGAACCTATTtccttattactattattacACTAATGATTGTATAAATATTCTCTAGAAACATTTTTCTGCAAAGCCTCTATGGAAAAATGATATAAAATAAGCAATACCATAAGTAGTTATTTCTAAACATttgtcaaatgaaaaaaaaaaggagaagaatgttaaaaagaaagaaatttgttTGCTCTTCTATTATATGATTATGTTG
It encodes:
- the LOC110645572 gene encoding transcription factor MYBC1 codes for the protein MREDDSNWFSRWEEELPSPEELMPISQTLITPDLALAFDIRNPTNNATANTTSLMQQNQPPPPPPPTTTTPSPNNPLPPSQPNSAEYAADSADLGSGAAGDEPARTLKRPRLVWTPQLHKRFVDAVAHLGIKNAVPKTIMQLMSVDGLTRENVASHLQKYRLYLKRMQGLSSGGAGGVNGTGGGGGGGLAAGSDAATEHLFASSPVPAHFLHPGRPNSDHFLPFVPVAALQHHHHQQQMAAAAAAVAHPQLQSQYQRQMGHFGQPPNGQFEHTFLARQTQQPVHRMGAPVHNSVPGFAEDLESASGNGGRKVLTLFPTGDD